From the genome of Candidatus Methylarchaceae archaeon HK02M2, one region includes:
- a CDS encoding alkaline phosphatase family protein: MTACSIIRMANMKGLIYILLDGVGDRPDPKLNWITSLEAAHTPWLDSLARRGISGLVYPVGKDIAPESDIAVFHMLGYEFKEGYAGRGVIEAVGAGVSFKDGDLAIRANFATIGKDRVIMDRRVGRDLSSKEAKTLAESINKDVKLSYPKTSFEFVSTVAHRAVLVIKAEGMILSSNISNSDPAYSRLEGVGVAKVGKGDLKLEKVRALDEKSETKLSADLVNEFTEKSIEILKEHPVNIYREKEGGMPGNAILLRDAGNSLPRLEKLDEKYGLRFVCLLDMPVERGIARLTGMVEAEAGGIEDYEVKAEKTAELSESYDCVYVHIKGPDEPGHDGNAIRKKKVIESIDSRFFSNLLKRIDLDEVIIAISADHSTPCQIRSHSADPVPLLISGGSITTDGTCRFTEKDASIGSLKILKGEQVLPLIISLARDDH; encoded by the coding sequence ATGACGGCATGCTCAATAATAAGGATGGCAAATATGAAAGGTTTGATTTACATTCTACTTGATGGCGTAGGTGATAGACCCGATCCTAAGCTAAATTGGATCACGTCTCTTGAAGCAGCCCATACACCATGGTTAGATTCTCTTGCAAGAAGAGGTATCAGCGGTCTTGTATACCCTGTAGGTAAGGACATAGCACCTGAATCTGATATAGCTGTCTTTCATATGTTAGGTTACGAATTTAAAGAAGGTTACGCTGGAAGAGGCGTTATAGAAGCTGTTGGTGCCGGAGTTAGTTTTAAAGATGGAGACCTTGCTATAAGGGCGAATTTTGCCACAATAGGTAAAGATAGGGTCATAATGGACAGGAGGGTTGGAAGAGACCTATCTAGCAAGGAGGCTAAGACACTTGCAGAATCGATCAATAAAGATGTAAAGCTATCTTACCCAAAGACCTCCTTTGAATTTGTATCTACTGTAGCCCATAGAGCGGTTTTGGTGATCAAGGCAGAAGGTATGATTCTGTCATCGAATATCTCAAACTCAGATCCAGCATACTCAAGGTTAGAAGGAGTTGGGGTTGCAAAAGTAGGGAAGGGAGATTTAAAGTTAGAGAAGGTTCGAGCCTTGGATGAAAAAAGCGAGACAAAGCTTTCTGCCGATTTGGTCAATGAGTTTACAGAGAAGTCGATAGAAATTTTGAAGGAGCACCCTGTGAATATATATAGGGAGAAAGAAGGTGGGATGCCTGGCAACGCTATATTACTCAGAGATGCTGGCAACTCATTGCCAAGGCTTGAGAAGCTTGACGAAAAGTATGGCTTAAGGTTTGTATGTCTCTTGGATATGCCAGTAGAGAGGGGGATAGCTAGGCTAACAGGTATGGTTGAGGCTGAAGCTGGGGGTATAGAAGATTATGAAGTTAAAGCAGAAAAGACGGCTGAACTATCAGAGAGTTATGATTGTGTGTACGTGCATATAAAGGGACCCGACGAGCCAGGGCATGATGGGAATGCGATACGGAAAAAGAAGGTGATAGAGAGTATAGATTCTAGGTTCTTCAGCAATCTGTTAAAGCGTATCGATCTGGATGAAGTGATCATCGCTATATCTGCAGACCATTCAACCCCTTGCCAGATTAGGAGTCATAGCGCAGATCCAGTACCATTATTGATCTCTGGAGGAAGTATAACAACAGATGGTACATGCAGGTTTACAGAGAAAGATGCCTCAATAGGTAGTCTGAAGATTCTAAAGGGTGAACAAGTTCTTCCTTTGATAATTTCCCTAGCAAGAGACGATCATTAA
- a CDS encoding metal-dependent transcriptional regulator: MEELSKTEETYLERIYDLTKEKGYANVVDIAMALNVKPPSVTEMLQKLEKHNLVNYERYRGVTLTKKGEVLAKSLEQFHGTLRRFFEILGVDKTIADEDACEIEHSIHHETIEKLTKFLKFIQESPKHPKWLEHFRYYEKTGRYRCRETE; encoded by the coding sequence ATGGAAGAGCTAAGTAAAACTGAAGAGACCTATCTTGAGAGAATCTACGACCTTACTAAGGAAAAGGGTTACGCAAATGTCGTGGATATTGCAATGGCACTTAACGTTAAACCTCCAAGCGTCACTGAAATGCTCCAAAAATTGGAAAAACATAATCTCGTTAATTATGAACGATATCGAGGCGTCACGCTAACCAAAAAGGGTGAAGTGTTAGCTAAATCACTAGAACAGTTTCACGGGACTTTAAGGCGATTTTTTGAGATCTTGGGCGTGGACAAAACCATCGCTGATGAGGACGCTTGTGAGATAGAGCATTCTATACATCATGAAACAATAGAGAAGCTAACAAAATTCCTAAAGTTCATACAAGAATCACCTAAACACCCAAAGTGGCTTGAACACTTCAGATATTATGAGAAAACAGGCAGATACAGATGTAGGGAAACAGAATAA
- a CDS encoding FeoC-like transcriptional regulator gives MIKEILRAIRDGGLLSKGDIANDMGIQESTLESVLSLLSSKGYLKRIEGTEEMSKGCIVCPTSRECMKKPSTGNSYIITKKGKNYLEKI, from the coding sequence ATGATAAAGGAGATTTTGAGGGCAATTCGTGATGGAGGCCTTTTAAGCAAAGGCGATATTGCAAACGATATGGGAATCCAAGAATCTACCTTAGAGAGTGTTCTTTCTCTACTTTCATCAAAAGGCTACCTTAAAAGGATCGAGGGCACCGAGGAAATGTCAAAGGGCTGCATAGTATGTCCAACAAGCAGAGAATGCATGAAAAAACCATCAACTGGCAACTCATATATTATAACCAAAAAGGGAAAAAATTACTTGGAAAAGATATAG
- the feoB gene encoding ferrous iron transport protein B yields MKAREVLGDDPEIVLADERYNLIHTILDTTLVRGAKKWAQSDMLDKVFLHKYLGIPVFLTLAWAMFQFAFDVSAPFMKMIGLFFGLLAEASRGIPNEVLASFLSDGIFGGLGFILTFIPLIFSLFFAIAILEDSGYLTRAAFIMDKFMFKLGLHGRSFIPMLLGFGCNVPAMMATRSIESEKDRLITLLINPFISCSARLPVYILIAGAFFGSMASTAIWSMYFLGIVLAILLALLLRKTVLRGEPTPFIMELPLYKTPTFHGSVIHMWDRGVQFLKKAGTYLLVGAIILWFLSSFPWGVAQESVELSYTGQIGHALEPIFRPLGFDWRIVSSLIFGFMAKEIVVESLGIIYAVEGEAAIAGALVVDYTPLIGFALMAFILLYIPCLATVGTMRKESGSWKWTIFQVVLSLVLAYLIGLTITGIGGMLGYT; encoded by the coding sequence TTGAAGGCAAGAGAAGTCCTAGGGGACGACCCAGAAATCGTACTTGCAGATGAGAGGTACAATCTTATACACACCATATTAGACACTACATTGGTAAGAGGGGCTAAGAAGTGGGCCCAATCTGATATGCTTGACAAGGTTTTCCTTCATAAATATCTAGGTATACCTGTATTCCTAACCCTTGCTTGGGCCATGTTCCAGTTTGCTTTTGATGTTTCCGCGCCCTTCATGAAGATGATAGGCCTCTTCTTTGGGTTGCTTGCCGAAGCATCAAGGGGCATCCCTAATGAGGTCCTTGCCTCCTTTTTAAGTGATGGCATCTTTGGCGGATTGGGTTTCATATTAACTTTCATACCTCTCATATTCTCCTTGTTCTTTGCAATAGCTATCTTAGAAGACAGCGGCTATCTAACTAGAGCAGCCTTCATCATGGACAAGTTTATGTTCAAGTTAGGACTACATGGAAGATCCTTCATACCAATGCTCCTCGGTTTTGGATGCAACGTACCTGCCATGATGGCTACTAGGAGTATCGAATCTGAAAAGGACAGACTAATAACACTATTGATCAACCCATTTATATCTTGCTCTGCACGACTTCCTGTCTATATCCTTATAGCAGGCGCCTTTTTCGGTTCAATGGCGTCTACAGCGATATGGTCCATGTATTTTTTAGGGATCGTCTTAGCCATACTGTTGGCACTATTATTGAGAAAGACTGTACTGCGAGGAGAACCCACTCCTTTCATAATGGAACTCCCACTGTACAAAACGCCTACATTTCACGGATCTGTAATCCACATGTGGGACAGAGGTGTTCAATTCCTTAAGAAGGCGGGTACATACCTCTTGGTTGGCGCGATCATACTATGGTTCCTGTCGAGTTTCCCTTGGGGCGTTGCTCAAGAATCTGTTGAACTCTCCTATACAGGACAAATAGGCCACGCTTTAGAACCGATTTTCAGACCCCTTGGATTTGATTGGCGGATCGTTTCTTCCCTGATCTTCGGATTCATGGCTAAGGAGATCGTTGTAGAGTCACTTGGAATAATTTATGCAGTTGAAGGAGAAGCAGCGATTGCAGGAGCTTTAGTTGTGGACTACACGCCCCTTATCGGCTTTGCTTTGATGGCTTTCATCTTATTGTATATACCTTGCCTTGCAACAGTTGGCACAATGAGGAAGGAATCAGGTTCTTGGAAATGGACTATCTTCCAAGTAGTCTTGTCACTCGTCTTAGCCTACCTAATCGGACTAACCATCACAGGAATAGGGGGTATGTTAGGATACACTTAG
- a CDS encoding 50S ribosome-binding GTPase: MALIGNPNVGKSVIFNNLIPGARQHVGNWPGKTVEKKEGKCIHKGIELKIVDLPGTYSLTSRAVDELISRNYIIEEKPEVIVDIVDASNIERNLYLTLLLLELEANLVIALNMFDIAENKGYKIDVKKLSEQLSVPIVPTVATTKEGMEELKDEIIKAAIRKGSIKTKITYGEKIEDLINSIVKIIKKDETLAKNYPLRWMAIKLLEKDEEILEKIRNSKYHHELMEVIS; the protein is encoded by the coding sequence GTGGCATTGATAGGGAACCCAAACGTGGGTAAGTCGGTCATATTCAATAACTTGATACCTGGCGCAAGGCAGCATGTGGGAAACTGGCCAGGCAAGACCGTTGAAAAGAAAGAAGGTAAATGTATCCACAAAGGGATCGAGTTGAAGATAGTTGACCTACCTGGAACTTATAGTCTCACCTCCCGCGCCGTGGACGAGCTTATATCACGAAACTACATCATAGAGGAAAAACCAGAAGTTATAGTCGATATAGTCGACGCATCAAACATCGAGAGGAACCTTTATCTCACACTCTTGCTACTTGAGCTGGAAGCAAACTTAGTTATAGCTTTGAACATGTTCGATATCGCGGAAAACAAGGGCTATAAGATCGATGTGAAGAAGCTCTCGGAACAACTTAGTGTGCCGATAGTTCCGACAGTGGCGACCACTAAAGAGGGCATGGAAGAACTTAAGGATGAAATAATCAAAGCTGCAATAAGAAAAGGCTCGATAAAGACCAAGATAACCTATGGAGAGAAGATAGAAGATTTGATAAACTCCATAGTGAAGATCATAAAAAAAGATGAGACTTTGGCTAAAAATTATCCACTGAGGTGGATGGCAATCAAGCTCTTGGAGAAGGACGAAGAAATTCTAGAAAAGATCAGGAATAGCAAATACCACCATGAACTAATGGAGGTGATATCTTGA
- a CDS encoding ferrous iron transport protein A, giving the protein MGILRFPHRRRAHIKKLHHRGKTRSYRRYMPLVMLPIGAKGKITGILGGRRVVRRLSDMGFIPGVEVKVVHSHASPNHGHGGPLVVEIKDTRIALGRGVAMKIMVQESMVNSTYSGIDREPKRG; this is encoded by the coding sequence ATGGGAATATTACGCTTCCCTCACCGTAGACGAGCTCATATCAAGAAATTACATCATAGAGGAAAAACCAGAAGTTATCGTCGATATATGCCTCTGGTTATGCTTCCTATAGGTGCCAAGGGGAAGATTACTGGAATTCTTGGTGGTAGAAGGGTAGTTAGGAGATTAAGCGATATGGGTTTTATTCCTGGTGTTGAGGTGAAGGTTGTGCACTCCCATGCTTCCCCTAATCATGGACATGGAGGACCTTTGGTAGTCGAAATTAAGGATACGAGGATCGCTCTGGGGAGGGGAGTTGCCATGAAGATCATGGTACAGGAGTCGATGGTTAATAGTACATACAGTGGCATTGATAGGGAACCCAAACGTGGGTAA
- a CDS encoding triphosphoribosyl-dephospho-CoA synthase has protein sequence MEKDLLKIADNIMMSAQLASALEVSGTPKPGNVHRDFDFIDTRFEHYLAGSIALGPSVREVALRGMRASLDQIRIDEIEIGRYIKKAIHEVRLWHKGGNTHLGISLLFVPLAASAGFTTIKFERVEPNKLRQILSKIMRLTTPQDAMDVCDVVLTSSIEALGRLEVEDAPDIIESNVKSKLIEKDINLYELMKISSGWDNIAKELTTGMRLSFNVGYKTLIDIYKKIGDINIATVHTFLTILAKYPDTLVARKVGVKHVKKINKAVEIGLVEAKKISRQAKNVLKLGGLTSKAGGKALIRLDKNLRDSQNRLNPGTTADITASSLMIAILCGMRP, from the coding sequence ATGGAAAAGGACCTTTTAAAGATAGCTGATAATATAATGATGTCAGCTCAACTTGCATCAGCCTTAGAAGTGAGTGGCACACCAAAACCTGGGAACGTACATAGAGATTTTGATTTCATCGACACGCGCTTTGAGCATTATCTGGCTGGCTCTATAGCCCTTGGACCTTCTGTAAGAGAAGTTGCATTAAGGGGAATGAGGGCAAGCCTTGATCAGATCAGAATCGATGAGATAGAAATCGGCAGATACATTAAGAAAGCTATTCATGAAGTTAGATTATGGCACAAAGGAGGTAACACGCATCTTGGCATAAGCCTACTCTTCGTACCTTTGGCAGCATCGGCCGGATTTACTACCATAAAATTTGAAAGGGTGGAACCTAACAAATTACGTCAAATTCTATCAAAGATCATGAGATTGACAACTCCTCAAGACGCTATGGATGTCTGCGATGTAGTTCTTACCTCTAGCATCGAGGCTCTAGGTCGGTTGGAGGTAGAAGACGCACCAGACATTATAGAAAGCAATGTAAAAAGCAAGTTAATAGAGAAAGATATCAACTTATATGAGCTGATGAAGATTTCATCTGGATGGGATAATATAGCCAAAGAGCTAACTACAGGGATGAGACTTTCTTTTAATGTAGGCTATAAAACTCTAATAGACATCTATAAAAAGATTGGTGATATAAACATAGCAACAGTACATACATTCCTGACTATATTAGCAAAATATCCTGATACACTCGTAGCTAGAAAGGTTGGGGTGAAGCATGTAAAGAAGATTAATAAAGCAGTGGAGATAGGATTGGTCGAAGCTAAGAAGATTTCCAGACAAGCCAAGAATGTCTTGAAGTTGGGAGGTCTAACTTCTAAGGCTGGGGGGAAAGCACTGATTCGATTAGATAAAAATCTGAGAGATTCACAAAACCGGCTAAACCCTGGGACAACGGCCGATATAACAGCCTCATCTTTAATGATCGCGATTTTGTGTGGGATGAGACCTTAA